A genomic window from Rhizobium lentis includes:
- a CDS encoding helix-turn-helix domain-containing protein, producing MNMVSKIAKPPVAPSVGALLAEARLARGYSLDDVAETTGLTVAEVTALENDADFDASRIRRTASVLGILEKICDAPR from the coding sequence ATGAACATGGTCTCGAAGATTGCGAAACCCCCAGTTGCCCCGTCCGTTGGCGCCCTGCTTGCAGAAGCTCGCCTGGCTCGCGGCTATTCGCTGGACGACGTCGCAGAAACCACTGGTCTGACTGTGGCAGAGGTGACAGCTCTGGAGAATGACGCGGATTTCGACGCGTCGAGGATCCGAAGGACTGCATCCGTTCTAGGGATTCTAGAAAAGATATGCGATGCGCCGCGCTGA
- a CDS encoding sugar ABC transporter substrate-binding protein, with amino-acid sequence MKKFILGTAMALALSTAAHAETVGVSMAKFDDNFLTVLRNGMTDYAKTLSGVTLQVEDAQNDVSKQQSQIQNFIASKVDAIIVNPVDTDATTAMSKLAADAGIPLVYVNRQPVNVDTLPEKQAFVASNEQESGTLETKEICRILGGKGKAVVIMGELSNQAARMRTQDVHDVIKTDECKGLEIVEEQTANWDRTQGADLMTNWLSSGIEFDAVISNNDEMAIGAIQALKAAGKDMSKVVVGGVDATQDALAAMQAGDLDVTVFQDAAGQGKGSLDAALKLAKGEKIDKKVYIPFQLVTPANVKDFVTKN; translated from the coding sequence TGAAAAAGTTTATCCTGGGCACCGCGATGGCGCTCGCCCTGTCGACGGCCGCTCACGCAGAAACGGTCGGCGTCTCGATGGCGAAATTCGACGACAATTTCCTGACCGTTCTGCGCAACGGCATGACCGATTATGCAAAGACACTGAGCGGCGTGACGCTGCAGGTCGAAGACGCACAGAACGACGTTTCCAAGCAGCAGAGCCAGATCCAGAATTTCATCGCATCCAAGGTCGATGCGATCATCGTCAACCCTGTCGATACCGATGCGACCACGGCAATGTCGAAGCTCGCGGCTGATGCCGGCATTCCGCTGGTTTACGTCAACCGTCAGCCGGTCAACGTCGACACGCTGCCGGAGAAGCAGGCCTTCGTCGCTTCCAACGAGCAGGAATCCGGCACGCTGGAAACCAAGGAAATCTGCCGCATTCTCGGCGGCAAAGGCAAGGCCGTCGTCATCATGGGCGAGCTCTCCAACCAGGCTGCGCGCATGCGGACCCAGGACGTTCATGACGTCATCAAGACGGATGAATGCAAGGGCCTGGAGATCGTCGAAGAGCAGACGGCGAACTGGGACCGCACCCAGGGCGCCGACCTGATGACCAACTGGCTCTCCAGCGGCATCGAATTCGACGCCGTGATCTCCAACAACGACGAAATGGCGATCGGCGCCATCCAGGCGCTGAAGGCAGCCGGCAAGGATATGAGCAAGGTCGTCGTCGGTGGCGTCGACGCCACGCAGGACGCGCTTGCCGCCATGCAGGCAGGTGATCTTGACGTCACCGTGTTCCAGGATGCCGCCGGCCAGGGCAAGGGCTCGCTCGATGCAGCGCTCAAGCTCGCCAAGGGCGAAAAGATCGACAAGAAGGTCTACATTCCCTTCCAGCTCGTGACGCCTGCCAACGTCAAGGACTTCGTCACGAAGAACTGA
- a CDS encoding PLP-dependent cysteine synthase family protein, producing MQLSPPPPVESALNAIGNTPVIRLRRVVPDGSAQVFVKLEYFNPTGSYKDRMAKSIIEEAERRGDLKPGMTVVEASGGSTGSSLAFVCAVKGYHFIVASSNAFAMEKLRTMRSFGATIDLIHSPSGEISADLIPSMIRQAQEVSIRSDCYYSDQFNNLDALIGYEEIGHELVKQFPDGIDAFCGAVGVAGMTMGVARILKSRSASVRIVVLEPASSPVISKGWAGTHHVEGIGVGFVPPLLNQDLYDEARSIPEEEARAMCHRLAREEGLQVGTSTGLNVTAAIRLAKELGQGKTVVTVASDTGLKYMNGKLFADA from the coding sequence ATGCAACTGAGCCCCCCGCCCCCCGTCGAGTCAGCGCTAAACGCTATTGGCAATACACCGGTCATACGCCTGCGTCGCGTCGTACCGGACGGGAGCGCTCAAGTCTTTGTGAAGCTCGAGTATTTCAACCCGACAGGCTCGTATAAAGACCGCATGGCAAAATCCATCATAGAAGAGGCTGAGCGCCGCGGAGATTTGAAGCCAGGAATGACAGTAGTCGAGGCGAGTGGGGGAAGCACGGGGTCCTCGCTCGCCTTCGTTTGCGCAGTGAAAGGCTATCATTTCATTGTGGCTTCTTCCAACGCCTTTGCCATGGAGAAGTTGCGTACGATGCGCAGCTTTGGCGCAACCATTGATCTGATCCACAGCCCGTCCGGCGAAATCTCGGCCGATCTGATTCCGTCTATGATCCGTCAAGCCCAGGAGGTCTCCATCCGATCAGACTGCTATTATTCGGACCAGTTTAACAACCTCGACGCCTTGATTGGCTACGAGGAAATCGGCCATGAGTTGGTCAAACAATTTCCAGACGGTATCGACGCCTTCTGTGGCGCAGTTGGTGTGGCAGGGATGACAATGGGTGTGGCAAGGATTCTGAAGTCGCGCTCAGCGTCGGTTCGCATTGTGGTTCTGGAGCCGGCCTCCTCACCTGTCATATCTAAAGGTTGGGCCGGAACCCACCACGTCGAGGGCATAGGGGTAGGCTTCGTTCCGCCTTTGCTCAATCAAGATCTCTATGACGAAGCGCGCAGCATTCCGGAAGAGGAAGCACGCGCTATGTGTCACCGATTGGCACGGGAGGAAGGATTGCAGGTCGGTACGTCCACGGGCCTCAATGTCACTGCGGCGATTCGTTTGGCCAAGGAGTTGGGGCAGGGTAAGACGGTCGTCACGGTCGCGAGCGACACCGGTCTAAAGTACATGAACGGGAAGCTTTTTGCAGATGCCTGA